Within the Aspergillus luchuensis IFO 4308 DNA, chromosome 5, nearly complete sequence genome, the region CTGGTTCGAGTTCAAGCGGTGCTTTTGTAGAACGGCATCGTAGCAATCAATGTGATGATCTTTCGACCATTTGTTAGCACGTTATGTAGCAACTATAAAACGAGCCAAAGAGTCATATAACGTGATAAAAGGTGTTAGGTTACTATTCTTTGAGAGGACTTGGCTGGAAGCCATTTATTTTCTCATAGATGTTTGTGCGGCGCCTCAAAATTTCTATGCCTGACCGGACTGAAAGGGTGGATAGTCTGAATACAGCAGGAGAGCAAGTGCCGACCATCAATAATGAAATTATGTAGCATCGAGCTGTACCGGTGGCCCGAAGCCGACCCCATGAAATTCCTTATAAGCTGACATCTTCCATCTGCCATATCGAACTTTCGTTCGACAATGCCTCCGCCCCTCTCATTTCCGTCTGAATAGGCCAATCTGACCTCTTACGTTGAGTGGTACGGGATATGGGTTGCTGCCTTTTTAGACGACTGCCACAGACCTGTATTCTCTCTCCCGGCCTCACTGCATTCAAGATGATGTGTCGTTCCCATGCCGTGCATGCCCTGTCCACGTCTTCCTATACAATGACGGAAAGCTCGCTCGTAGGATGTAGTCCTCTTGCCCAACACAATCGTGATTGGTCTTTTCCAAGAGTCTCCTTGTCGCCTCGAGCAAGAGAACTTGGTGATGTCGGCCTTCAGGCATCCTGTTACATTCCATCCGCGCAGCTAGATTGCCATGGAGACGGCGGGTGTGTGCCTTCCATCCGCTGAAAAGCCGGTTGATCCGCATTTGACACTGCTTGATCTCCATTCACACTGCGGGTCGCCCAGCCATACAATTGCAAACACTCGGGCCGAGTGCAGTTGCTGTAGTAGACGACGATGATCCTGTAGCTGGCGGTGCACAGCTGCGTGACGGATGCCCTCAATGTCAGCTCGCAACCGATTAAGCCCCTTTGGGATGATCGAAGCCATAGATGCGGAATGGATACGGCTTCTTCGCTGGAGCGCTCTAAACGCCATGTGCAGTTCCACCTTCTCGGCACAATCCTATCCGTTTGACTGGCCGAGCTGGGGGTGGCATTTCTGGATAGACTCGAACGCAGAGCGCTCCAAGCGCTGCTGCAATACCCGCAGAACGCGGTGTTGAGTGGGGAACAGTAGACTCGTAAGCGGTGGCTGAGTCAATAATTTCGGCGTCATTGGCTCTTCTGACTAGATGCTCTTCGACTTACTGCTCGGCTCCTCTAAAGTACCAAGACAGTGCTACGTTCCGATAGAAAATGTGGTCCAATGAGCTACTCCACCATTCAGTCTTAATCTATAGTATTCAGGCGACATCCCAGACAGATGCCATTCAGTCCAATCTTCCATCGCTGGCGACCTCATTCCGCAACCAACTACGCAGGACTCTAGTTTCCCACCAGCAAATGAGCCTCAGCTGCGATGCCGCAACTTCGAACAAACTTAGGCCACGTGTTGGTGAGAACGAGGTCTTTGATGCTCTCCTCGGCTCGGTCAAAGACTGTCGCATTAAATGTCTGGGGAATCTGGCCCCAGTATTGCACCCGACTGTTGTCGGTGAATAACGAACCGGAGTCGGCCTTTATGGGGGCGATCGGAGACGCTGAGGGCGTGGGAGCATAGCCTGGCGCATCAAAGGGAACGGCAGGATTGGCCGGGCGCGCGTCTCCAAACAGAAGCCCAGCAGGGCCCTCAAAAAcgttctccagctccttccgGTGCTGCGAAGAGATGTTGATTGGAAACTGCGCGCGATCACTGATGAACGTCGTGTAAATACACAGCGCGCGGTGAAACTGCTCCCGAATCAGGTCGGTAAGATCTCCATAGTCTGAGATTCTGCTATCCCAGACCGCATGGGGCAGCGAGCTCTTCCATTCTGCCACCCGGGTCAGAAAAGCTATATTCTCTCCGGAAAAGTCGCGATGGGCAGAGAAATCCTGCAGCGGGGCAGGATTGCGCGCCAAGACATATTCAAGCGCACGCTTGGTGAATATGCTATCCCGAGAGCTGGAACTGGAGCCAAGAGATCTATCCCATGATTCCCGGCCAGACCCTGCGAACTCGGCAAGAATGGAGGCTGACCTGCGGGCCATGGTGCGATCAGCAAACGGATTAGTATTTGGTTCCCACCGTGCGATCGAATCGAAGGCTCCTTGTCGGATAGCGTGATGGCGCATTACCTCCCGGCACGGCAGGAGAACAGCAaaaacctccatcacccagatAGAGAGACAAATCCTACAGGTGTCAGCCCTGTTTTCCtgattcctttctttttcgtttctATTTTCCTGTTGGTCATAGAGAGCACCTACCACTGGGGCGGTAGCCAGTACTGATTGACCGGCTCCATGGCGGGAACATAGAGGGCGATGAGCCACATCGGCGTCGCCGGGAGACTAGATGACGGGTTAGTCGTGCGACAGACCTCATCGGACTGATTGACTCACTTGGCGATGACGCAGCCCATCGTCTGGATTCGCCAGCCGTGGGTGTCGTGGATGTGACGGGATTTCCAGAGAACGACAGGGCCCACAATCCACGACCAGAATACCTGTCCAATCACGCCAGGCCACCTGCATATCGGTTAGCACACAGCTCGCGTCATATATGCGCCGGGTGTATGTTGGAGGTCTTCTTACCACTCCCAGCCCCGGCCCATTTCCGACGTTTGCTGCATCTCGGTCCCATGGACCTCGGTGCCTGGAATCCCCCAAGTACGATGCCATTTGCGAGAGATGAGCCACATCAAGACCGTGAGAAATACCTAATGACTCAATTAGACACCGATACGATTGTCAATAGGAGTAGGCGGTGGCCGTTTTACCTGAATGAGCGACGCCACCGTAACAAACACGAGGATCTTGGTAGTGTATGCAAGGCGACGGAACGGGTCTACGACACCGAGCTTACCCCTCGTGGAGCATAAATCATTCCCACCACTGCTGCGAATGATATAGCCTTCCTGAAGCTTTGCAACATGATAGAAGCGACTGTTCGACGCGTGAAATAGGGCAATGCCGCACGGCAGATACGTGCCCATGATCCAGTACTCGGCATCCCCTGGCATGATGGTACCAATCATGGTTCCGAATTGCACTGAAGCCCAATAAACATGAAGCATAACAACAGCGGACAGCGACAGCCCGAGGCCTCGAAGCAGGAGGGGAGGCGTGTTGCGATGGGCGATGAGATAGACGATGCCAGACGCAACAATAACCGTCCAGGTGCCCGCCCAGCAGGTCCACCATATACTGACCGGAGTATAGGCTAGCTGGGGCGTGGATGCGGCAGTGACCCCCAGTTCGGACCCCATGATTCTGCTGTCgtggggagggaaaaagatgCAAAAGGAATCAATGCAATGGTAGGTAAATCTAACGAGGGAATCTGATATTAGCCGAGACTGTCGCTCAATACCATCGGGCCTGCTTCTGTAGGGGGCAGAGGCGTCAGTGACATTGGCACCGGGCTAGCCAGCCTTATCAACTGCTCGAGATTTCGAGGCTACATCTTTTACGGACAGGACGGCTCTCCAGCCTACAGCGGGGCCGGCGCCCAACTCACATGCGGCCCCATTTTCTCTAAATTAGTGCTTTGAACTACCATGCTACAGTAGCAGCGGCCCACAGAGCGGCAGCTTTGTGCTTTCAACAATGGTTCTTGGCGACCTCCATCGCAGTGTGTTCGCATGGTAGGTTCCACCCGTTCTCGCAAGCGGCCGGTCCTGACGGTTGTTTCCTACCGCCAGATACTGCTGATTGTCCGCCGTCGGTTCTCCACGGTCAGTTGTCCAGCAATGAAAGTCCACGTCCGCTCTCATCGAGCATCCCCTATTCCTCTGCTAGCCAAGTAGGATTGCCACTTGTATGGACCCACCAGGGCACTGACAGATTCTCATGCGGCTGTCCAGGGAGATCATCCGGGAACGTTACATCCATTTAGGACACGAATCTCGCGCTCCTTGTTTTGTTCCCCCCCTCTAATAGGACTTGATGCGCTTGTCCAAGTTGCAACGCCCGGGGGCTGTTCAGCGATAGACAATCGtacagcagcaacacgaAAGCTTTCTGGTGAGTCGGTAGCAAAGCATAACGGGGAGACTACTGAATATTCGAATGGATCTCCCAGCCCTCAATTGAAACCCCTCGCAATGTCAGATCCAATTATTGCCGACTTGTCTTGTTCCTAAACAATGTAGATCCCAGTATAGTTACCTACGGCAATTCcccatcttctgcatctctctCGCTAACGTGAATGACCCTTATTATGGTtgaaagaatataaatcatATGCAATGAAAAGCAGCATCGAATTCTAGACTACAAGGACACAATTCTGTACTTTCTACAACCTATGATCCTCTGTTATTGATCTTCCCACATTCACCGCTTCTTGTTTGCTTTCACGCTCGTAAGCATCGCTTTCCGTAGGGCAATGTCACTTCCGGTCAACGCAGCGGCCTCAACAGCAGTAGCTAATTACATCAAGTCCTCCGGGGCTGCTGGAAACCATAAAGAGAGCAGATCTTGCAGGTTTGAAACATATCGTCGGAAGCGCCTGGTATTCCAGCTCCATCACAATCCCGACATAAGCGATGGAAACATAGAGCAAGGACCATTTCTGGTGCCTCTGTTCCACACCGGTCACATTTGGCTGCCTCTATATTTTCCATCGGCTCTCTCAGGGGTATATTCCGCTCACTCTCGACCAATTGTCTAGCTCGGGCCAGGGCGTTGGATTGAAGTCGACGTAGCTGTCGTAAGTTGTAGAGTTCTTGGAGTGTCTGCGGCAGAACCCACATCGACCCTGCATGGTTCTGTGACCACAATGCCTGCTCGAGCCTCTGAGATTCATGTTGCGCCTTCTCAAGGGCTCGGTAAAATCGTGCTCTGGTCACACACGAACGAGGGTAAGTTTTCATTTTGCTGGACGGTGCCCTCGAGCCTGCAGCTAAGTATGTCAGTTCCCCCAGATCATCGTTGTGTGAGGGGATTAACCTTTCATCTCAGCCGGAGGCAAAACGCCCGTTAGCGtattcttctgcatcagtAGGGGCAGGATGTGCGTTGGAGTGGTAGAGTGAAATATACTTGAAAAGactggggaaggaaaaatggAAATGGTCGAGGTACAGCTTAGCAATCGTGGGAGTACATACTTCCACCCATTATATATCGAGTTGAAGCCTGTGAAACGATagcaccaccatggcctaGATATATGGACTTACAACGGTCCCGGCAATCTTGCGGATTACGGACCGTTGATGTGAACCGTGCGGACGTCGGGAAGTACTTCTTCGGGCTAACCCCGTTCGTTATTTGAATTGTTGACCAGAGGATCTCACTTACTAACGTTTCTGGGCGGTAAGGTAAGGAAACCCGCTTCGTACAAGTGGCATCCCTTCAATGGGGCCATCTCCGTGGTCGCTgtgcccttcctccctttctttatCTCATATGACGCTAAAGTAAATAGACGGAAAGTCTATTCCTCCCTCGGCCTTGGTTCCTGCAGCTGGACGTATAGTAGGTAAGAATGATCTCTCCGGAATCCTACAGTCTCGGCTTATTCCCCGAATGGTTAAGGCCGGATGGTACTCTACGGGTTACGGTATCCAACTGTTCATCCGGACTGGCAAAGTCCACACTTGAGGCGCGGCTAGACCCCCGAAGGTTACCATTACTCCTGAGAACAGTGTCAGAACAGCAAGAGGCTCTGGCCCCCGTAGATCTTTGGCCGGTCGCACTCACAGTCGATCGACTTCCCTCCTACTCTTCCGTCGCCCACGGCAGTTGACCATGCCGAGCGGCGAACATTACCCAATCTCACCcgattatataaagataccCCCTCACTCATGGAGGGTCATTTCCATTCCACGTTGACACAGTCGAATGGAGAGCGGTGATATGATGCTAAGTGCTGGTCAGCGTCCTACAGACCCGGGTATCCTTGTCGTGGAGGCGTGGGGACAAGGATTCCTTGTGGGCTCCCTTATTATCATGATTGCCATCACCGCGGCCAACATGAAATATGGGGTGCTCCTGCACAAACTCATCGTGGCAGAGGTAAGTTGTGCTGCCTGGTTGCGGCGAATGGGGCACTATCCCCTGCTGATGTGGACGCTTAGCTCGCCCTGGCCCTCGGGCACGGAacgttcatctttctccatgCGCCTGCCCAGGGCTGGTATCTTTCGGCCACGGCCATCGGCCTCACGATTTCGCACACCCTCCACAACGTAATCGCATGGATGAAGATTCGCGGATTCTTCACCCCTTGGGGCACGCGACTGTATCTGATCACCCTGCTGGCGGCCCAGCCGTACTGGGTCGTCGAGATTTATGCCAACTTTGCCTTTTTCAATCGGGGCCAGGCCTtatacaccaccacccggcCACTCGAGCCGCTTTTCCGGTGCGGTGTTCGAGCGCAATTCTCCCCCACACCCCACGTTGCTGATCCAGATCTAGGGACCCTTGGtggatcttcaccacctgctTTCTCCTGTACACCATCCAGCGGGGCTATGGGTGTTCGCTGATGCAGCTGATTCGCATCAGCCCACGGTTCGGCGTCATGCTCTTGTTCATGGTGATCTCCGTTGTATTTGCGATTGTGGACATGTGTGCGATCCGGGTCGAGAATCGCCTAGGCTACCCCCCGGGGATGGAGCCGTTCTGGAAGGTGAGCGGCCGCCactgacgaggagaagatcagcaTGTTGACCGCTGTAGTTGGCGTTTGTTTTCAAATGCCTGAGcgacaccatcatcttggatgacttCCGAAGCGCCCTCGATCGACTGCGCTATCACTACCACCCGGACGGTGTGCCACCCCAGGAGACCACGCACGCTCGCGGTCGGAGCACAAACCGGCTTGTGGACCGTGTACCCGAGGCGTCTATCAAACGCCCCGAGCCAGTATGTCGGCCACCGGACATGGTGTAAAGCCTGGAGTATCGTGTGCCGGCACCCAGCGGGCACGGCGTAACCTGATTTACATGCTGGAGCCACTGGGTACATTCGATACGCATTGGAAGGAgggttcttctcttctctaaTGCTGGATATGTTAGGCCCTCCAGCAAGCAAGTGGGAGGCTTTCCTTTTGTAACAATGTATATAATGTGACCATGTGCAACTAGTTTGGAGAAATACGGGAAAGCATAGTGTGGGGCTGTGTGCAAACGCGTGATCACGTTACTTGGCGTCATGGACAATTGGTCATACTTCTGTCTGGCTGTTTGCCTCCGCCAGGTTGAATAACTAGCGCCAAACCGATCGCTTGCTGAGTCGGCTTCCGATGGGTCGAAAGTCCACATCGTTACCCACGGCGAGGCTTAGTGGTATCGGGGAAGATAAAGTAGAACACTCGCAATGCACTCTTTGGCGCaaactaataaaaagaaaaagtctttTTTGGCTTGGAAATATGAAACGCCTACGACGTTGTCGCCATGGTGACCTGGCCATCGAACGTGGACGTCGCGAGGCAGCGACAAACGTGATCTGCCTCCACGTCACACCAGGATGTGCCGATCACCTCCGACGAATTAACGAAACTCACGGTGGAGCTTCGATGGGCTCAACCGATGGGGATCGCaccagcaggaggaggggcgCGACTCACGTTGGTGACACATCCTCGCGTCTGGGGCTCGCGGACGCGATGGAGACCCACTCCACCGAACCGCTGGAGTTATGATCAACTACGCGGCTGATTCGTTCAACCATTAACGCCACCGACGATCAAATGCAGCTACGGGGTGTGAAAGTTTGTTAACACAACATATTCCTTTATCTTGGGATCGACAAACCAGGTTGCCCTCGCTCTCCTGCTGCCAGCACAAACAGCACAAACATCCACTCTAAAATGAAGATAGCTATATACTCTCAGAATCGAGCAGATCTTAATTCCGGCCGTACAAGCTTGGTAAAAGACAGTAGTTCTAGGCGATGTAACTCAGACCTTGTCCCACTGGTCCCCTCCCAGCCTAGTATGAGAAACGTTccgttcccttctccttcgcccgCCGACATTCATTCCGATTCCATATCCTTGTACCGAGCTGAACGACAGGATTTGGTGTGACAGGTCGGGACACTCTCATAGATGCTGCTCACTCTCCTGTGCAGGCGGTgattttcttggctttgacCCTTCACTtgttcttccagctttctATAGCTCTCCGTCAGCTCGAGGCTCGTAGAATGTCGCTTAATAGCGCAACGGAAACAAGCTTACCGGACTCTGGTTTCGAGACTGGAAGAAACAGATCAGCACCGTTCGAGGGCGAATGACAGCCGGTGTCGGGGCATCATAGGACAGACATACTCGCAGATCAACGATGTGAGAGCCTTCACATCAGGCACGTCGATTGGAGGCTCAGGAAGCTCGATTGTGACCACGCTGTCGACCTCCCACGTTGCATCTTTGTCGCTTGTGTCGTTTTCTTGGGACAATATGCCATCGCCCGAGACGGCCTGGACGTTCGGTTCCCTGTCGCCTGGCAGAGCTGATTCTGTGAAGTGTGAGGCATTCGACCGGCTACCGGAATGcgacttcttctcagccGATGCCAGTCTATTCCGGAGTTCGTTCAGTCGTGGCAGATGAGTTTTCATTGTTGTCGGAGGGTACAAGTGATGATAGGAGGAATGCGATTTCTGTGAGATGTGTGCATACCGCGAAGGCGAGAGGCCCTAGCCTAGGACGCACATGATGCTTTATAAACGCTGGCTGTCTTGTTGACTTATAATCGAGGTGACACCATGCACCCCCCCTGCGCGAGACGGTCCACCCAACTCAAGCCCAAAGTTGAAGGTAACATCGAGGCCACGGTTCTAGGCATGGGCAGGACAGGGGCCGAGTGTAACCTCGCCGATCCTTGTGGCACTCAACGGTGCCCGACGAGGGACTGGTCAAACTAGGTGCACTCAGGCTATTTTGCCTGACTGCAACCCAGAACAACTGGGCTGGATTTTTGATCTGGGTTCTCGGTCCGTCGGTAGACGAATGGCTTTGCGTATGGAAGCGGAAGAGATACCTtaagaacaagaaaacaataaATCCATGAAACAATAAATCCATAAAACAATAAATCCATAAAACAATACAGGCTACCTGAATTCGGCCCTCCAACCTCTTATcacaagctgaagaagagtcCAGCATGCTCTTTATACTAATACCCGCAAGCAGTGTTTTCAACAAAACGTCCTGACTCCAGTATTCTTCTAGGATTGATTGTGTTCGACCCTGAAAATAATCCTAATCTTCCTGTGGTATCCGGCTCCCGCTCGCTCCTTGGCCGCACAAACTTTTGAAACCGATAATCTGAACGATCGATGGCTCACACGTATGGACAGATTGCTTCCCAGATCTGACTACGGAGCCGTCTACAGTTGCTGAGGGTGCACTCCACGCGCGGAAGGAATAATGGCGAGATGGCGACCGATTCGAACATGTACTTATGAACGACGGTAAGGTGCATTTCTTACCAATCAACGGGGTATGACAACATGGCACAGGCATACCCAAAGATATCCTCAGGGTGCGTACGCGGTGATAGGATACTGGGCCCATTCCAGGTCAGAGGTTCGGGATCCTcataagaagaagacagaaagCAGTCAACGGCCATGGCCTCATATTTGCAGGGCAATTTCTCGTCGCCGCGCTGCTGGTTGATCGTCTCCATATCAAGCAACTATTCGGCTCCTTCAGTGTGTGGTGTACGAGTGTGGTGATGAAACCCTTTCACAGACGGCGTGTATTCCGGATCTGCGCCTGTAGGGGCCTCCCAATAAGTAGCTGTAGTCTTGGTGGTTTTGGAATCTGAACATACGCTCTTGTATGATTTCTAATGCGCGTGTAGACAGCCTTTCGCGTAGAAAGGCCATGAATTCGGCATTGAGAGAAGATCAGTCAGATTGGAGAATTTTCCGTAGCCCCCGTGTACTTTATAGCGTCCTGAACTGCCGCGGAGAAATAGCCCGCCTCAGAGAGGAGTATGGATCGTTTTTGCTTGTCTTTTTCAACACTGGCTTATGACTGCCGGCCAAGTACGGTGGAACATGAGTCAAATCCTGCCGAACCCCTTGGTCAAGCAGCTGCATAAACTGAATATTATGAAAGACCGGCTAAGGATTGACCTTCAGCAGAATTCATGCCGTGCTCATCTTCAACTATCCATCATGGGCAAATGTCCCAAGTCGGTCACCTGCCGAAATGATAACCCTGACGACGCCGGTCGACACCACCACATAAAATGAGAGGGTGACATCTTCGGTCCTGGATCCCACCGTCAAGCAATGGTTGGTTTTACTCATTGCGTCAATATGAACCGGCCGAACGTCAGTCTGGTTGGCAATTCGAACCCAGTCAGGCACACGCCGACGGCGACCCGACAGAGCCCCGGTTGGGTTTTCCTTGTGCATGCGCCATCGCCTGCTCCAGAGCCGCTCACCGCACGCAGACTATTGCTCGTGCAACGCTACGCGCAACAGCGTACCAGAACAAAGCAGTGTCAAGTAGTTATGGTGTGAAATCTGTGGTAGTCGTGGCTGTCCGACCTGCCATAGTCAGTATTCGCAGGACCCTGTGGGGTTATCCAGCCCGGGCATCTGTTGCGGCGACGCACAGGATGTGCCCGTTTAAGAGTGCTCATGGAGCAGCGTGGCTGAACTTCACAACCGAGTGAACTACCAACCAACAGATGGACGAGAGACCACAAGACCCGTGATTGTTCCAAGCTGAATGTCCAGGCATCGGGCTGGAGAGAGAAGCTGAGACGTACCGATGGATGCCACTGCCATACATAGGATTGGTTGCGCGTAAAGACAAGTGTCTCGTCTTACAAGGCATGTTTAGACTTACTGCATTTCAGGATTACCTTCAATAATGCGAGACGCAACCCACTTTTGATGATCACTTTGCGCAAGATTAGTGACGGCGTCGTTGTCGCGACAGGGGGCCGCCCAGGTACGACACGGCTCGAGGTCGAAGTCGAAAAGTTTGATGTCTGCCCCCGTCTGTGGCTGAACTGCATCCCGGACGTATTGGCGAACTGACTGGCGGGCACACACTATGGTAGACAATCCTTAGACTTTGGGTGCATGTTCGACGCGGCCTGCCATGATTACCCCTCTCACAGTGGTTGTAGGTTCACGCGTATATCGATCAGAGGGAATCAAACGTACCACCGACGGCTAGCTTCCCACGCCGCTTGCTCAGGTGACCTTGGACGATTTCTCCGGCCATCAGTGGCCCTTGACATAGTTTGATTCGCTCTCCGAACGCGTCACCGGGGTCAACGGATGTCGTCTTTGTAAGGTAATAAAGACGAAATTCAAGAATCTCAGTCAGCACGGCATTAAGACTGGCCGTAGAGGGTTGTCACATACCTTAAATTCACCGCGGTCGAGGTCCAACAGGTTCTGCATCCAATCGCCCAGCCAGCATTGGTGGTCTAGCATTAGTCAGTAACTCCGGGGTGACCTATTGCTCTTACGACCCTGGGCTACGCCTTCCTACGTGGTCGCGGCGAACCGTCGTCCGCAGGGAAATGAGGTCCTATGGCCTTCGGCGCGGACATGGTCTCCTGGAAGTCATTGCTCAATACACAAACACGGGCCTCTGAGTTACACGCGCACCGTACGAAAGAACCGAGAATAATTATGCATGAGATCCTCGCATCTGAGGCTAGACGCCAGTACCCAATGTATATGTGATGAACATACCGCAAAAACCATATATGCTACTTACTGGCCTGCAGCCGCAACCCCCTGAGTCCCTTCCATAAGCAATTCCCCGTCAACCTCACAATCCTCACACGTAACAGACAGTGTCAGTAAAGCAGACTAACCGTTGCCAGCTTCGAGCCCAGGGCATCCAGATTGGGGAACAAAGCAAGAAGAGTCCGGTATCCCCGGTTGCCCCGTGACGACAGGGACACAAGGTTGGGTGCCAGCGGAGACTTGCCCAGCAGAGGCCATCTGAGAGTAGATTATCTCCTGCCACCACATTGAGGCGGCACTTTGCAATGATCCAAAAACAGCTGGATTCGATGGGTTGGTTTGGATAAGGGTCTCCTCATCTGCAAGAAATGGCTCTGTGGAGGGTCCACTGACGCGGTCATTGTTCAACGAAGTAGACCCAGCGTGAGGCTGAGAGGTTCGGGACACTTTAGGGAACGCCTCCAAACGCAACACCAATTTCTGAGAACGGGCTCTTGCAGTCCGCGAtcgtttcttcttgtttgatGGCGAGAACCGATATTCCGGGTGCGCTCCAGCATGCTTTTGTTTCTCTATCACCGCGAGCGTCTTGTACTGCTTACGGATGTTGGGGggttccatcttccagctccgtccggtgaggatggagatggcctgATGATCATCGTGGGCGAGCCAGTACTTCGCTCGATCACTGTACGCCAGCCGGTACAGCATGAATGAATTCATCGGACGTGGAATCCTGCCATGCCGTTGTAGAGCCTCCTGGTGGCGTGTCTCGACCGGGCGGTCGACCCAGGCGCACATGTCTCTAACCGGGATGTGCGGCGTGTGGTTGGCCACTTCGCTCAGCGGGCATGGCAGGTCTAGATTGAGCCTCAACGTTGCGCGCTCGACTTGATCGTTCCTTGTCATGGCTACGGTGCGATTCGACCGTCGGAGTCTGTTGTTCTGGCACATAGGCTCTGGCTTTGTCTGGTTCGCGTCGGCCCCATCCATTGGGATGAACGAGTTCGCAAGTGTATGGTCTCCATCAACTAACTACAAGGATTATCATGCTCCCAGTCAGTACGCCTGGTCTTCCAGCTGCGGCGCAGTAGGAAAGCATCTCACCGGCTGTGAAACCACACGATAGGGGATTTCCGCCGAAACCGTTGCCATAGGGACAGGCTGATCGAAGCGCTGGGACCGTCAGAATATGAGACTGTATGGCTCCTGGTGGCTTCGCATCCCTACCACAATGTATTTCTCAGAAGCTTGGGGAACGCCGTTGGAGATGCACGGGAGGTGCTGCCCAAGATCCTCACAACCGGTACCAGGAATGGACCAAGACTGGAAATATGGCTGCGGTGGTTCAGACACCAGAACACCCGGTGTGGCTTGGAGAAGACCGGACGTCCCGGTCCCAATCTCATTGGGTTTAGTTGTGGCTGCTGATGATTCTGGCATGCTTCCGCAAGGCTGACCGAGTAGGGCCTTCCTCGAATGGCAGGACGATCTTTCCAGTGCCAGTAACCGAAGATTGAGGTGGTCAGCGAG harbors:
- a CDS encoding HMG-box domain-containing protein (COG:B;~EggNog:ENOG410PQ5M;~InterPro:IPR009071,IPR036910;~PFAM:PF00505), with protein sequence MDGADANQTKPEPMCQNNRLRRSNRTVAMTRNDQVERATLRLNLDLPCPLSEVANHTPHIPVRDMCAWVDRPVETRHQEALQRHGRIPRPMNSFMLYRLAYSDRAKYWLAHDDHQAISILTGRSWKMEPPNIRKQYKTLAVIEKQKHAGAHPEYRFSPSNKKKRSRTARARSQKLVLRLEAFPKVSRTSQPHAGSTSLNNDRVSGPSTEPFLADEETLIQTNPSNPAVFGSLQSAASMWWQEIIYSQMASAGQVSAGTQPCVPVVTGQPGIPDSSCFVPQSGCPGLEAGNG
- a CDS encoding uncharacterized protein (COG:S;~EggNog:ENOG410PGXJ;~TransMembrane:2 (i12-33o45-65i)) translates to MQLIRISPRFGVMLLFMVISVVFAIVDMCAIRVENRLGYPPGMEPFWKLAFVFKCLSDTIILDDFRSALDRLRYHYHPDGVPPQETTHARGRSTNRLVDRVPEASIKRPEPVCRPPDMV
- a CDS encoding uncharacterized protein (COG:S;~EggNog:ENOG410PGXJ;~TransMembrane:4 (o24-43i50-71o77-97i109-127o)) codes for the protein MESGDMMLSAGQRPTDPGILVVEAWGQGFLVGSLIIMIAITAANMKYGVLLHKLIVAELALALGHGTFIFLHAPAQGWYLSATAIGLTISHTLHNVIAWMKIRGFFTPWGTRLYLITLLAAQPYWVVEIYANFAFFNRGQALYTTTRPLEPLFRCGVRAQFSPTPHVADPDLGTLGGSSPPAFSCTPSSGAMGVR
- a CDS encoding uncharacterized protein (COG:S;~EggNog:ENOG410PMIB;~InterPro:IPR016137,IPR036305;~PFAM:PF00615;~TransMembrane:7 (o22-44i51-69o89-106i152-173o205-224i236-260o272-292i)), producing MGSELGVTAASTPQLAYTPVSIWWTCWAGTWTVIVASGIVYLIAHRNTPPLLLRGLGLSLSAVVMLHVYWASVQFGTMIGTIMPGDAEYWIMGTYLPCGIALFHASNSRFYHVAKLQEGYIIRSSGGNDLCSTRGKLGVVDPFRRLAYTTKILVFVTVASLIQVFLTVLMWLISRKWHRTWGIPGTEVHGTEMQQTSEMGRGWEWWPGVIGQVFWSWIVGPVVLWKSRHIHDTHGWRIQTMGCVIANLPATPMWLIALYVPAMEPVNQYWLPPQWICLSIWVMEVFAVLLPCREVMRHHAIRQGAFDSIARWEPNTNPFADRTMARRSASILAEFAGSGRESWDRSLGSSSSSRDSIFTKRALEYVLARNPAPLQDFSAHRDFSGENIAFLTRVAEWKSSLPHAVWDSRISDYGDLTDLIREQFHRALCIYTTFISDRAQFPINISSQHRKELENVFEGPAGLLFGDARPANPAVPFDAPGYAPTPSASPIAPIKADSGSLFTDNSRVQYWGQIPQTFNATVFDRAEESIKDLVLTNTWPKFVRSCGIAAEAHLLVGN